In the Anaerostipes caccae L1-92 genome, CTTTGAGTTAAATGAAGGGATAGAGGAGCGTGTTGAATTTCTTTATCAGATTTACGAAGGTGGAGACACCATTATTACTGGTGAGGGACTTGAATTTGAATATGAGACAGATAATACGGGAATCCAGTTATACTGGCATGAGCAGAGGCAGTATCTAAGTGGGTATCTTCCATTTAAGATAGTGGCAGAAGAAATCCTATTATTAATCGAAAGCGGGGAATACTATCAGCCAATAAAAAAGGACGTGGAAATACCGGAATCATTGGCCGAAACAGTAGAAAATTTCCTGGAAACGGCAGATGGCAGGATAGTATTTGACATGATTTATGATGTAATGACCATAAACTTACTGCCCCAGCAGGAAACCGAATTTATACGGCAGAGTTTCCTTTCCCTGCTTGGTTCAGATGTGGATTGGATATTTACCTCAACACTGACCTTCCATGCTGGAGAGATTTCTTGTTCTTTTGACGGTAATAAGGTGCAGACCTATCCGTGGCGTGTGATCCGGGACATTCTGGCCCGGATAATCGAATTAGATCAATATCCTGAATCCAGCCAGGATTTCTCTGTAGAGGAAATTAAAAGAATTCCCTGGTTTCAAAATCTGGCGTCCCAATACCAGGGGTTATTAGAACAGGCCGGCGAGACACCGGCAGTAACAATACCATATTTAAGTGCGGATACCGTAATTGAGAAAGATGACAAAAGAACAGAGGATACAGGAGAAGAAATACAGGAGACCCAGGCTGATGGAAGAAGTGAACGGTTAAAGGCAGTATTTGAAGAGGCTGCAAATGCATATGCCCTTCATTCCATGGCATTGATTCCCTCCAAACCATTGATTCAAAGGTTCTTTGAACAGGCAGGGGAAAAGGAAAAACAGGAATTTCTTTCAAAAATTTTGAAAGTTCAGTCTAAGCAGGACTATGGAAAGTCTGCGCTAAATACAAGCTGGGGATTGATCCATTACACGTATGGTGAAAGTGGAGTCGTTGAATTCCGCCTTGTGAATGGAGAAAATGAAGGACATGGGGCTTTTACCATGCAGGAAGTATCGCGTGCAATCCAGGCAGCCATTGATGTGGGAGAGTACCTGCCACCGGGGGAATATGAAGCGGCACGCAAAGAAGAATTTGCCCTATGTCCGGAAGAAACCTTCCTATTATATAAGGAAATGAGTAACCGAAACCAAAACGTCATTCAGGTTTCGGATTTTTTTTACCCTGATGGATGGGAATTCCCTTCCGGTGACAAGACAAAGTATAAGAGTAATGTCGCAGCAATCCGTCTGTTAAAGGAACTGGAACAGTCCTCCCGCCCGGCTACACCAGAGGAACAGGATATCCTCGCCAAATACATAGGATGGGGAGGTCTTGCTAATGTATTCAATCCTAAGAGTCCAAACTGGACAAACGAGTATCAGGAACTGCAGACGCTGTTGACAGAGGAAGAATATGAGCAGGCCAGGGGAAGTATTAATTCCGCATTTTACACGCCGCCCGTTGTCGCTAAGTCAATCTATAAAGCATTGGAGCAGTTTGGGTTCACAAATGGTTCCATCTTGGAACCCAGTATGGGCGTCGGGAACTTTTATAGTGTCCTGCCGGAAGATATGCGGGATTCCCGTCTTTATGGAGTGGAATTGGACAGTATCAGTGGAAGGATTGCAAAACAGCTTCACCCTCATGCCGCAATTGAAGTCAAAGGATTTGAAAAGACAAAGTTTGAAAAGGACAGCTTTGATGTCATCGTGGGAAATGTTCCTTTCGGCGCGTACAAAATTTTTGATCCTGAATATAAAAAGTATGGTTTCCGTATTCACGATTATTTTTTGGCAAAATCCATGGACCTGCTTCGCCCTGGAGGAATCATTGCGGTTGTCACAACAAAATTCACCATGGATAAAGCCAATTCCACGATACGAAAATACTTGGCGGAGCGTGCAGACTTTATCGGCGCGGTACGTCTGCCAGGGATTGCCTTCAAAAAGGACGCGGGAGCAGAAGTGACATCTGACATTATCTTCCTTCAAAAGAAGGGAAGTGTACTGTCCACAAATAAATCAGAGGAATGGATGAACATCACCTATACCGATGATGGGGTGCCGGTCAATGAGTATTATATGAACCATCCGGAAATGATGCTGGGAAAGATGGCTTTTGACAGGCATACCTATGGTCAAAACTCTAATTATACAGAACTGATCGTAGAAGATGAGGAAAATTTTAATCTTGAAGAAGATTTGAATCATGCTATTTCTTTTCTATCAGCCGATTATTGTCCGGTAGAGGAAAAAACGCTGCTCCCTGATGTAAACAGCAAGGAAGAACTTCCCAATACCATGCCGGCCCTCTTAGATGTGGCAAATAACACATATACAGTCATAGAGGGAGAAATCTATTACCGGGATAATGATATCATGGTGAGATGGTCGGGAAACGAGACGCAACGGAATCGTATCCTTGGAATGCATGCTATCCGGCAGTCGGTCAGATACCTGATTGATATTCAGACACATGGGTGCAGTACAGATCAACTTGTTGAGGCACAGGAAAAGCTAAATAAGATTTATGATCCTTATGTAAAGAAGTATGGATATCTGTCCAGCCGTGCCAACAAGTTAGCATTCCGGGAGGACAATGACTACTATCTGTTATGCAGCCTGGAAACGGAAGATGAAAACAAGAATATAAAGAAGGCGGATATCTTTTATAAACAGACTATTGCGCCAGTTTCCATAGTTAAGAAGGTGGATACAGCCATGGACGCGTTGAAAGTCAGCCTGGCGGAATATGGGAAGGTACATATCCCCTATATGCTGAGTGTCTATCCGGTAGAACGGGAACGGCTCCTGCAGGAATTAAAAGGGCAGGTATTCTTAAACCCAGTCAAAGCGGCTGATGGGAATCCTAATCAGGGATGGGAAACGGCAAGTGAGTATTTGAGCGGTCCGGTTCGGAATAAACTAAAGGCTGCAGAAGTGTATGCAAAAGATAATCCCGTCTATTTGGCAAATGTAGAAGCCCTGAAAGCGGTGCAGCCGGAAGATTTGACGGCAACGGAAATCGGCGTAAAGTTGGGAACCTCTTGGATTGATCAGGAAGATTATGAGGCATTTATCTATGAGACGCTGAATACGCCGGATCAGTACAGAGACGGGACTTATGCAATCAAGGTACAGTTAAACCGATATACTATGTCTTACAAGGTTACTAATAAATCCAGCGACTATTCTTCTGTGGCGGCAAGCCAGACATATGGAACAAAAAGGATTGATGCATATTCCATCATAGAGGCGTTACTGAACCAGAATGTAATTACCGTCAAAGATAAGATTGAAGTTGGGGACAGTGAACGGTATGTAGTAAATCAGAAAGAAACAACTCTGGCAAGGGAAAAGGCAACCCTCATAAAAGATGCTTTTAAGGAGTGGATATGGAAAGATCCGCAGCGTAGAAAAAAATATGTGGATTTTTACAATCAGAACTTCAATGATAACCGTCTGCGGGTTTATGACGGTTCTTATTTATCGTTCCCCGGTATGAATCCGGAAATAAATATGCGGGACCATCAACGGAATGTTGTAGACCGGGCACTGCATGGAAGCACTTTGCTGGCCCATGCGGTTGGGGCTGGAAAAACCTATGAAATTGCGGCTATCTGTATGGAGTTGAAACGGCTGAAGCTGATGCATAAAGCAATGATTGTCGTACCGAATCATCTTGTGGGGCAGATGGCGGCAGAATTCCTGCACTTATATCCCAGTGCCAATCTACTTGTGACATCGAAAGAAGATTTTAAAAGTGAAAATAGAAGAAAGCTGACATGTAGGATTGCTGCAAATAATTATGATGCCGTGATTTTGGGACACTCTCAATTTGAGAGGATTCCCCTGTCTGCGGAAAGGCGTGCGAAAATTCTTGAAAATCAGGTGGAACGAATTTCGGGGGCCATTGCGGAGATGAAGGAGGAGCAGGGGGCTAAATGGGGGATAAAAGATATGGAGCGTCAACGGAAAAATCTGGAATCCCAAATTTTAAGTCTGAGAAATGATGCAAAAAAGGATGATGTTCTGGATTTTGAACAGTTAGGGATAGATGCATTGTTTGTAGATGAAGCGCATGTGTTTAAAAACCTGTCTATCTTTTCAAAAATCCGTAATGTGGCAGGTATTTCCACCAATGGTTCCCAGCGGGCTATGGATATGTTCCAAAAGATCCAGTATATCCAGGAACTGACCGGAGGAAGAAATGTTATCCTTGCAACCGGGACGCCTATCTCCAATACCATGTGTGAAATGTATGTCATGCAGTTGTATCTGCAGTCACAGAAACTACATGAGAAGGGGATTGACCATTTTGACAGTTGGGCGGCCAATTTTGGCGAAGTTACCACTTCGCTTGAAATGTCACCAGAGGGCGGATACCGAATGCGGAGCCGGTTCAATAAATTCTGTAATCTGCCGGAGCTTATGAATATGTTCCGGGAGGTGGCTGATATCCAATTGCCTTCAATGCTGAACCTGAATGTACCTAAGTTAAAAGGTGGGAAATACAAAATTGTGGAGAGCGTGGCGTCTGAGAGTGTTGAGTACATGATGCAGGAACTGGCTAAACGCGCGGAAGCAATACGAGCAGGGAATGTAGATCCAACGGTCGATAACATGCTCAAGATCACCAACGAAGCAAGGTTGCTCGGCACCGATCCCCGGCTGATTGACCCAGATGCGGAAGTAGATGGTGACGGCAAACTCTTTCAGGCGGCAGAGAATATTTATCAGGAATACATTGGTTCCCAGGAGTTTAAGGGGACACAAGCTGTCTTTTGCGATATTGGCACGCCCACAGGAAACAAGAAATTTAATGTATATGACTTTCTGAAACAGGAGCTGATCAGGAAAGGAATACCAGAAGATGAAATTGCATTTATTCATGATGCCCATAGTGATAAGCAGAAAGAGGAATTATTTGCAGACATGAGGAGCGGCAGGAAACGAATCCTCCTGGGAAGCACGTCCATGATGGGAACAGGAACCAATATCCAAAAACGCCTTGTCGCGGCTCATCACATTGATTGCCCGTGGAAACCTTCGGATGTAGGACGGATTTTGCGGACATTCAAAATAAAAAAGAATGTGGAGGTAACAGACAATGGCAAAATCATTATTTGAGGAACTGGGCGGCAAATACGAAAGGCAAGGGGATTATTTGATACCGTGCTTAACTGTACCCGCCGAAGAAGAACAGGCAATAGGCATCTGGGGGCAACGGCATTTAGATTATCTAAAACAGTACCGTAAAGTTACATACACCAATCTTCTTACAAGCGGCAGGCTAAACGCCTACCTTGCCGACATCAACAGACAGGCACAGGAACGCTTTGAAAGGCTCATAGAGGGTATGAAACAGGCACAGGGCATAACGGAACAGCTAAAGGCAGAAAACGCCTTAGAATGGACAGGATGCCTCAATAACATAAGGGCTTGTGCGAGGGAGATTGTGGAAAAGGAAATTATTTTTGCATAAACAGATGATTAGTGGCAGGGGGAAATCCTGCCGCTTTTTCTGCTTTAGTTTGTCAGCTTGACAAATAAAGGGTTAAGGAATATAATTAGATTCAGTATTATACAAGGAGTTAATAAATATGCGGCAAGGTATTCTTAAATAAACTGTCAATTTGATAGTGGGAACAAAAAGTAGCAGTCTCGTTTCACTTTTAATATGGGGCTTAGTTTTTTGTACCCAGTTTAAGAATACTTTTATCATGTAATTTTATATGCCCGAAAACATATAAGTGTTTTGGGGCTATTGGAGTTATTTACCCAGTGATAGGAGTATTTATCACTGGGTATTTTTATGCCCTTTTTTGGGTGTTGATAGGAGGAAAATCACATGAAAATAATTAACTTAGGCATTCTGGCTCACGTTGACGCAGGAAAGACAACATTAACGGAAAGTTTATTGTATACCAGTGGTGCAATTGCAGAACTAGGGAGCGTAGATGAAGGCACAACAAGGACAGATACAATGAATTTGGAGCGTCAAAGGGGAATCACTATCCAGACAGCAGTGACATCTTTTCAGTGGGAGGATGTAAAAGTCAACATTATAGATACGCCAGGCCATATGGATTTTTTGGCGGAAGTATACCGTTCTTTATCCGTATTAGACGGAGCAGTATTATTAGTTTCTGCAAAGGATGGCATACAGGCACAGACCCGTATACTGTTTCATGCACTACAGACAATGAAGATTCCGACAATTTTTTTCATCAATAAAATTGACCAAGAGGGGATTGATTTGCCAATGGTATATCGAGAAATGAAAGCAAAGCTTTCTTCGGAAATTATAGTGAAGCAAAAGGTTGGGCAGCATCCCCATATAAATGTAACGGACAATGACGATATGGAACAGTGGGATGCGGTAATTATGGGAAACGATGAACTATTAGAGAAATATATGTCAGGGAAACCGTTTAAAATGTCAGAACTGGAACAGGAAGAAAACAGGAGATTCCAAAACGGAACGTTATTTCCCGTTTATCACGGAAGCGCTAAAAACAATCTGGGGATTCGGCAGCTTATAGAAGTGATTGCCAGTAAATTTTATTCATCAACGCCTGAAGGTCAATCTGAACTATGCGGGCAGGTTTTTAAGATTGAATATTCAGAGAAAAGGCGGCGTTTTGTTTATGTGCGTATATATAGCGGAACATTGCATTTGAGGGATGTTATTAGAATATCTGAAAAAGAGAAAATAAAAATCACAGAGATGTGTGTTCCGACAAACGGTGAATTATATTCATCCGATACAGCCTGCTCTGGTGATATTGTAATTTTACCAAATGATGTTTTGCAGCTAAACAGTATTTTGGGGAACGGAATACTGTTGCCGCAGAGAAAATTTATTGAAAATCCTCTCCCTATGCTCCAAACAACGATTGCAGTAAAGAAATCTGAACAGCGGGAAATATTGCTTGGGGCACTTACAGAAATTTCAGATGGCGACCCTCTTTTAAAATATTATGTGGATACTACAACGCATGAGATTATACTTTCTTTTTTGGGGAAAGTGCAGATGGAAGTCATTTGTGCCATCCTTGAGGAAAAATATCATGTGGAGGCAGAAATAAAAGAGCCTACTGTTATATATATGGAAAGACCGCTTAGAAAAGCAGAATATACCATCCACATAGAAGTCCCGCCAAATCCTTTCTGGGCTTCTGTCGGGTTGTCCATAGAGCCGCTCCCTATTGGAAGCGGAGTGCAGTATGAAAGCAGAGTTTCACTTGGATATTTAAATCAATCGTTCCAAAATGCGGTTATGGAGGGGGTTCTTTATGGCTGCGAGCAGGGGCTGTATGGATGGAAAGTGACAGACTGTAAAATCTGTTTTGAATATGGATTGTATTATAGTCCTGTAAGTACCCCCGCAGACTTTCGGCTGCTTTCCCCTATCGTATTGGAGCAGGCTTTAAAAAAAGCAGGGACAGAACTATTAGAGCCATATCTCCACTTTGAAATTTATGCACCGCAGGAATATCTCTCACGGGCGTATCATGATGCTCCAAGGTATTGTGCAGATATTGTAAGTACTCAGATAAAGAATGACGAGGTCATTCTGAAAGGAGAAATCCCTGCTAGATGTATTCAAGAATACAGGAACGATTTAACTTATTTCACAAATGGGCAGGGAGTCTGCTTGACAGAGTTAAAAGGATACCAGCCAGCTATTGGTAAATTTATTTGCCAACCCCGCCGCCCGAATAGCCGTATAGATAAGGTTCGGCATATGTTCCACAAGTTAGCTTAAC is a window encoding:
- a CDS encoding DEAD/DEAH box helicase family protein, with amino-acid sequence MRDSRLYGVELDSISGRIAKQLHPHAAIEVKGFEKTKFEKDSFDVIVGNVPFGAYKIFDPEYKKYGFRIHDYFLAKSMDLLRPGGIIAVVTTKFTMDKANSTIRKYLAERADFIGAVRLPGIAFKKDAGAEVTSDIIFLQKKGSVLSTNKSEEWMNITYTDDGVPVNEYYMNHPEMMLGKMAFDRHTYGQNSNYTELIVEDEENFNLEEDLNHAISFLSADYCPVEEKTLLPDVNSKEELPNTMPALLDVANNTYTVIEGEIYYRDNDIMVRWSGNETQRNRILGMHAIRQSVRYLIDIQTHGCSTDQLVEAQEKLNKIYDPYVKKYGYLSSRANKLAFREDNDYYLLCSLETEDENKNIKKADIFYKQTIAPVSIVKKVDTAMDALKVSLAEYGKVHIPYMLSVYPVERERLLQELKGQVFLNPVKAADGNPNQGWETASEYLSGPVRNKLKAAEVYAKDNPVYLANVEALKAVQPEDLTATEIGVKLGTSWIDQEDYEAFIYETLNTPDQYRDGTYAIKVQLNRYTMSYKVTNKSSDYSSVAASQTYGTKRIDAYSIIEALLNQNVITVKDKIEVGDSERYVVNQKETTLAREKATLIKDAFKEWIWKDPQRRKKYVDFYNQNFNDNRLRVYDGSYLSFPGMNPEINMRDHQRNVVDRALHGSTLLAHAVGAGKTYEIAAICMELKRLKLMHKAMIVVPNHLVGQMAAEFLHLYPSANLLVTSKEDFKSENRRKLTCRIAANNYDAVILGHSQFERIPLSAERRAKILENQVERISGAIAEMKEEQGAKWGIKDMERQRKNLESQILSLRNDAKKDDVLDFEQLGIDALFVDEAHVFKNLSIFSKIRNVAGISTNGSQRAMDMFQKIQYIQELTGGRNVILATGTPISNTMCEMYVMQLYLQSQKLHEKGIDHFDSWAANFGEVTTSLEMSPEGGYRMRSRFNKFCNLPELMNMFREVADIQLPSMLNLNVPKLKGGKYKIVESVASESVEYMMQELAKRAEAIRAGNVDPTVDNMLKITNEARLLGTDPRLIDPDAEVDGDGKLFQAAENIYQEYIGSQEFKGTQAVFCDIGTPTGNKKFNVYDFLKQELIRKGIPEDEIAFIHDAHSDKQKEELFADMRSGRKRILLGSTSMMGTGTNIQKRLVAAHHIDCPWKPSDVGRILRTFKIKKNVEVTDNGKIII
- a CDS encoding TnpV protein, whose product is MAKSLFEELGGKYERQGDYLIPCLTVPAEEEQAIGIWGQRHLDYLKQYRKVTYTNLLTSGRLNAYLADINRQAQERFERLIEGMKQAQGITEQLKAENALEWTGCLNNIRACAREIVEKEIIFA
- the tet(O) gene encoding tetracycline resistance ribosomal protection protein Tet(O), producing the protein MKIINLGILAHVDAGKTTLTESLLYTSGAIAELGSVDEGTTRTDTMNLERQRGITIQTAVTSFQWEDVKVNIIDTPGHMDFLAEVYRSLSVLDGAVLLVSAKDGIQAQTRILFHALQTMKIPTIFFINKIDQEGIDLPMVYREMKAKLSSEIIVKQKVGQHPHINVTDNDDMEQWDAVIMGNDELLEKYMSGKPFKMSELEQEENRRFQNGTLFPVYHGSAKNNLGIRQLIEVIASKFYSSTPEGQSELCGQVFKIEYSEKRRRFVYVRIYSGTLHLRDVIRISEKEKIKITEMCVPTNGELYSSDTACSGDIVILPNDVLQLNSILGNGILLPQRKFIENPLPMLQTTIAVKKSEQREILLGALTEISDGDPLLKYYVDTTTHEIILSFLGKVQMEVICAILEEKYHVEAEIKEPTVIYMERPLRKAEYTIHIEVPPNPFWASVGLSIEPLPIGSGVQYESRVSLGYLNQSFQNAVMEGVLYGCEQGLYGWKVTDCKICFEYGLYYSPVSTPADFRLLSPIVLEQALKKAGTELLEPYLHFEIYAPQEYLSRAYHDAPRYCADIVSTQIKNDEVILKGEIPARCIQEYRNDLTYFTNGQGVCLTELKGYQPAIGKFICQPRRPNSRIDKVRHMFHKLA